From a region of the Butyrivibrio sp. AE3004 genome:
- a CDS encoding 2-hydroxyacyl-CoA dehydratase: MISKDYTLGIDIGSTTVKIALMDSDRNIVFSDYRRHFANIQETLLSLLQDAAKISGNVTLHPVITGSGGLTLASHLEVPFVQEVIAVSTALKALAPKTDVAIELGGEDAKIIYFEGGNVEQRMNGICAGGTGSFIDQMASLLQTDASGLNEYAKNYNSLYTIAARCGVFAKSDIQPLINEGATKEDLAASIFQAVVNQTISGLACGKPIRGHIAFLGGPLHFLSELKVAFIRTLKLDDEHIIDADNSHLFAAIGSAMNANEECHYSMVDMIGKLSHKITMAAEVSRLEPLFDSEDEYEKFLDRQNNYRVKTAKLDNYKGNAFLGIDAGSTTTKCALVSEDGDLLYSFYSSNNGSPLKTAISSIQEIYKLMPEGVTIARSCSTGYGEALLKSALMLDDGEVETIAHYNAASFFDPEVDCILDIGGQDMKCIHIKNDTVDSVQLNEACSSGCGSFIETFAKSLNYSVQDFAKIALFAEAPIDLGTRCTVFMNSRVKQAQKEGASVADISAGLAYSVIKNALFKVIKVSDAKELGEHIVVQGGTFYNDAVLKAFEKISGAQVTRPDIAGIMGAFGAALIARNRFHEKNSSKTTMLTIDQINKLEYSTSMTTCQGCTNHCRLTINKFTGGRQHISGNRCERGIGKVKNAAGIPNLFEYKYKRIFDYKPLTEVEASRGTVGIPRVLNFYENYPFWFTFFTNLGYRVVLSPRSTHQIYELGIESIPSESECYPAKISHGHVEWLIRNNVDFIFYPGLFYERDEVEGATNHYNCPIVTSYSENIKNNVEAITEGKIKFRNPFMSFSSLKTATDALVKEFSEIPAKEIIAAAQKGWDEMAKARDDIRKKGEETLKWMKDNNKHGIVVAGRPYHVDPEINHGIPDMICSYGVAVLTEDSISHLGTPERPLIVSDQWMYHSRLYAAASFVRTRNDLDLIQLNSFGCGLDAVTTDQVNDILSGSGKIYTCLKIDEVNNLGSARIRVRSLLAAIRVRKQKENHERTINSTAINRRLFTEDMRENYTILVPQMSPIHFDILEPALSACGYNIVVMQNDNKHAIDMGLKYVNNDACYPSLWVVGQIMDELHSGKYDLNKTAVLMSQTGGGCRATNYVGFIRRALRKAGMEQVPVVSVNLSKLEHNPGFHINFEMLERAAYAAVFGDVFMRCVYRMRPYEKTPGSVEAVHTKWKKKCIEFVSAKHLSFTKFQHMCKEIVEDFDKIEITDTVKPRVGIVGEILVKFAPAANNHLVDLLEAEGAEAVVPDLLDFMLYCFYNQVYKADQLGTSKKNKAFCKAGIWALEKLRGGASKAFENSVHFEAPTSIYKLVDYAKPIVSIGNQTGEGWFLTGEMVELIKEGASNIVCTQPFGCLPNHVVGKGVIKQMRKLYPGCNIVAIDYDPGASEVNQLNRIKLMLSTAHKKAHEETALESEKAIS; the protein is encoded by the coding sequence TAACCGGTTCAGGCGGACTTACACTTGCAAGTCATCTTGAAGTACCTTTTGTTCAGGAAGTCATAGCCGTATCCACTGCTCTTAAAGCTCTTGCTCCCAAAACTGATGTTGCAATTGAACTTGGCGGTGAAGACGCAAAGATCATCTACTTTGAAGGTGGCAATGTTGAGCAACGTATGAATGGTATCTGTGCCGGTGGTACAGGTTCATTTATTGACCAAATGGCTTCTCTTCTTCAGACAGATGCCTCTGGATTAAATGAATATGCAAAAAATTATAATTCTTTATATACAATAGCTGCACGTTGCGGCGTTTTCGCAAAATCCGATATCCAGCCTCTTATAAACGAAGGCGCCACAAAAGAGGATCTTGCTGCTTCTATTTTCCAGGCAGTTGTTAATCAGACTATAAGTGGCCTTGCCTGCGGTAAACCTATCCGCGGACATATAGCATTCCTTGGTGGTCCTCTTCACTTTCTTTCAGAGCTTAAGGTTGCTTTTATCCGTACTTTGAAGCTGGATGACGAGCATATAATTGATGCTGATAATTCACACCTTTTTGCAGCTATTGGTTCAGCAATGAATGCCAATGAAGAATGCCACTATTCCATGGTTGATATGATTGGAAAGCTTTCACATAAAATAACCATGGCTGCAGAGGTTTCAAGACTCGAGCCTCTTTTTGACTCAGAGGATGAATACGAAAAATTTCTTGACCGCCAGAATAATTACCGGGTAAAAACAGCAAAACTGGACAATTACAAAGGTAACGCATTTCTCGGAATTGATGCAGGTTCTACAACTACAAAATGCGCTCTTGTTTCAGAAGACGGAGACCTGCTCTACTCTTTCTATTCAAGCAACAACGGAAGCCCTCTCAAAACAGCTATAAGCTCCATTCAGGAGATTTATAAACTGATGCCTGAAGGTGTTACTATTGCAAGATCATGTTCTACCGGTTATGGAGAGGCTCTGCTTAAATCCGCTCTAATGCTTGATGACGGAGAGGTTGAAACTATCGCTCATTATAATGCTGCTTCTTTCTTTGACCCCGAAGTAGATTGTATTCTCGATATAGGCGGTCAGGATATGAAGTGCATTCATATTAAGAATGATACTGTTGACAGCGTTCAGCTTAATGAAGCTTGCTCTTCCGGTTGTGGTAGTTTTATAGAAACCTTTGCAAAATCCCTTAATTACAGTGTTCAGGACTTCGCTAAAATCGCTCTGTTTGCTGAAGCACCGATTGACCTTGGAACACGCTGTACTGTGTTTATGAATTCACGAGTAAAACAGGCACAGAAGGAAGGAGCATCTGTTGCTGATATTTCTGCAGGTCTGGCTTACTCTGTAATAAAAAATGCATTATTTAAAGTAATAAAAGTATCCGATGCCAAAGAACTTGGTGAGCATATTGTTGTTCAGGGTGGTACTTTCTATAATGACGCCGTACTCAAAGCATTTGAAAAAATCTCAGGTGCCCAGGTTACACGTCCTGATATAGCAGGCATAATGGGTGCTTTCGGAGCTGCACTTATAGCCAGAAACAGATTTCATGAGAAAAACAGCTCCAAGACAACCATGCTTACAATTGACCAGATTAATAAGCTTGAATACTCAACAAGTATGACAACCTGTCAGGGATGTACTAACCATTGTCGTCTTACCATAAACAAATTTACGGGTGGACGTCAGCATATTTCAGGCAACCGCTGTGAACGAGGGATTGGTAAGGTAAAGAATGCCGCAGGGATACCCAATCTATTTGAGTATAAGTACAAGAGAATATTTGATTATAAGCCTTTAACTGAGGTTGAAGCCAGTCGTGGAACTGTTGGAATTCCGAGAGTTCTGAATTTTTATGAGAACTATCCATTTTGGTTTACGTTCTTCACAAACCTTGGTTATCGTGTTGTGCTTTCACCAAGATCAACTCATCAGATATACGAGCTGGGTATAGAATCCATTCCCAGTGAGTCAGAATGCTACCCTGCAAAGATTTCTCATGGTCATGTAGAGTGGCTTATCAGAAATAATGTTGATTTTATCTTCTATCCCGGTCTTTTCTATGAAAGAGATGAGGTAGAAGGTGCGACTAACCACTACAATTGTCCTATTGTTACTTCCTACTCAGAAAACATAAAGAATAACGTAGAAGCAATCACTGAAGGCAAGATTAAATTCAGAAATCCTTTTATGTCTTTCTCAAGCCTTAAGACTGCTACTGATGCACTTGTTAAGGAATTTTCCGAAATACCTGCAAAAGAGATTATTGCTGCAGCACAAAAAGGTTGGGATGAAATGGCGAAAGCCCGTGATGATATCCGTAAAAAGGGTGAAGAAACCTTAAAATGGATGAAGGATAACAACAAGCATGGTATTGTTGTTGCAGGACGCCCATATCATGTCGATCCCGAAATAAACCATGGCATACCTGATATGATCTGCTCTTATGGTGTCGCAGTACTTACAGAGGATTCCATTTCACACCTTGGAACCCCTGAGAGGCCGCTTATCGTTTCAGATCAGTGGATGTATCATTCACGACTCTATGCAGCTGCAAGCTTTGTTCGTACCAGAAATGATCTTGATCTTATCCAGCTCAATTCCTTTGGATGTGGTCTTGATGCTGTTACAACCGATCAGGTTAATGATATACTTTCAGGTTCCGGAAAAATATACACTTGCCTAAAGATAGATGAAGTAAATAACCTTGGTAGTGCCAGAATTCGTGTCCGCTCTTTGCTCGCTGCTATCCGCGTCCGTAAACAGAAAGAAAATCATGAGCGTACCATTAACTCAACTGCTATCAATAGACGTCTTTTTACAGAGGATATGAGAGAAAATTATACAATACTTGTTCCTCAGATGTCTCCTATCCACTTCGATATTCTGGAGCCCGCTTTATCTGCATGCGGCTACAATATCGTAGTTATGCAGAATGATAACAAGCATGCGATTGACATGGGACTTAAGTATGTAAATAATGACGCCTGCTATCCTTCACTTTGGGTTGTAGGTCAGATTATGGACGAATTACATTCAGGTAAATATGACCTTAACAAGACCGCTGTCCTTATGAGTCAGACAGGTGGGGGTTGCAGAGCTACAAACTATGTTGGCTTTATAAGAAGAGCTCTTAGGAAAGCCGGTATGGAACAGGTACCTGTAGTTTCGGTGAACTTAAGTAAGCTTGAGCACAATCCCGGCTTCCATATCAATTTTGAGATGCTTGAAAGAGCGGCTTATGCTGCAGTATTCGGTGATGTCTTTATGAGATGTGTATACCGTATGAGACCTTATGAAAAGACTCCCGGATCAGTTGAAGCTGTTCATACTAAATGGAAAAAGAAATGTATAGAATTTGTTTCCGCAAAACATCTCAGCTTTACAAAATTCCAGCATATGTGTAAGGAAATTGTTGAAGATTTTGATAAAATTGAGATTACGGATACTGTTAAACCACGTGTTGGTATAGTTGGTGAAATACTTGTTAAATTTGCACCGGCTGCCAACAACCATTTGGTAGATCTTCTTGAAGCAGAGGGTGCTGAAGCAGTTGTTCCGGATCTGTTGGATTTCATGCTCTACTGTTTCTATAACCAGGTTTATAAAGCCGATCAGCTTGGAACAAGCAAAAAAAACAAGGCTTTTTGTAAAGCAGGCATATGGGCCTTGGAAAAGCTTCGCGGCGGAGCATCAAAAGCGTTTGAAAACAGCGTTCATTTTGAAGCCCCCACCAGCATCTACAAGCTTGTTGACTATGCTAAGCCTATTGTTTCTATCGGTAACCAGACCGGTGAAGGATGGTTCCTCACAGGCGAGATGGTTGAGCTTATAAAAGAAGGTGCATCAAATATCGTGTGCACGCAGCCTTTTGGTTGCCTTCCAAATCACGTTGTTGGTAAGGGAGTTATAAAACAGATGAGAAAGCTTTATCCCGGTTGTAATATTGTTGCTATTGATTATGATCCGGGTGCCAGTGAAGTTAACCAGCTGAACAGAATCAAGCTTATGCTCTCTACCGCTCATAAAAAAGCGCATGAGGAAACTGCATTAGAATCTGAAAAAGCAATTTCATAA
- a CDS encoding DUF308 domain-containing protein produces the protein MSKFQRIRNIIFSIIMIVYAIMMIMDSKEAYPVVLAIMALALMISGVSELLYYFFMAQFMVGGKMVLYKGIISIDFGLLTGAITDIPTFYIIMYLATIHAFSGLVELLRANEARTYGTSSWKLKFMHGIINILIALFCFIFIKEQDTAVIIYSVGIIYSGILRLISAFRKTTMVYIQ, from the coding sequence ATGTCAAAATTTCAAAGAATAAGGAATATTATTTTCAGTATAATAATGATCGTATATGCGATAATGATGATTATGGATTCAAAAGAAGCATATCCTGTTGTTCTTGCGATTATGGCTCTGGCTTTGATGATATCCGGTGTTAGTGAGCTTTTATATTATTTTTTCATGGCTCAATTTATGGTCGGTGGAAAGATGGTTCTTTATAAAGGCATTATATCAATTGATTTTGGCCTCCTTACTGGAGCGATAACTGATATACCAACATTTTACATAATCATGTATCTTGCAACAATTCATGCATTTAGTGGTCTTGTAGAACTGTTAAGAGCTAACGAAGCAAGAACATACGGCACCAGTTCATGGAAACTGAAATTTATGCATGGAATAATAAATATACTTATAGCATTGTTCTGCTTCATATTTATTAAGGAACAGGATACTGCAGTTATTATCTATAGTGTCGGAATAATTTATTCGGGAATATTACGTCTTATTTCTGCATTTAGAAAAACAACCATGGTATATATACAATAA
- a CDS encoding DUF6765 family protein: MQEDFHYYATYCAAFLAGYTHEESLDVCYSAQLVDLCSKTFLDKIHAPLAYATTQLQLEMMDVRTDILGLQDITRIWASFHFLPYDLYAVKKWRPKIYMDKYRLICRPNSDLVIKTVEIAKGKSLQAVGLAMHVLADTWAHSYFAGTPSLVINNTTWDFREVVMIDGKEQERPIRFRHNPSAPDNLEENIYTNSLFQNSENSVMNLGHGRAGHLPDYSFIKYRYIPAWDDYKEITKDNPNDYLKAFTQMIYAMKYLRGEVDSFEKDTYDMEAIKEYRERIEGIIRKRQLIASNDWKAFGEELSGQSICDFDLGKYQHEYVVNYSKTKTFIGRFLDAAIAQKSMVTNEIFKSKNHIAGFSKEITVD; the protein is encoded by the coding sequence ATGCAGGAAGATTTTCATTATTACGCTACATATTGCGCTGCTTTTCTTGCAGGATATACGCATGAGGAAAGTCTGGACGTATGCTACAGTGCTCAATTAGTGGATTTATGTTCAAAAACATTTCTGGATAAAATTCATGCTCCATTAGCTTATGCTACTACTCAACTACAGCTCGAAATGATGGATGTCAGAACCGATATTCTGGGGCTCCAGGATATAACCAGAATATGGGCATCTTTTCACTTTTTACCATATGATCTATATGCGGTAAAGAAGTGGAGACCTAAAATTTACATGGATAAATACAGGCTTATCTGTAGGCCAAACAGTGATCTTGTAATAAAGACTGTTGAGATTGCTAAGGGTAAATCACTTCAGGCAGTAGGACTTGCGATGCATGTGCTCGCTGATACCTGGGCACATAGTTATTTTGCAGGAACACCGTCTTTGGTAATAAATAATACTACATGGGATTTTAGAGAAGTGGTAATGATTGACGGGAAAGAGCAGGAGAGGCCAATCAGGTTTAGACATAATCCCTCAGCACCTGATAATCTTGAAGAAAATATTTACACAAATAGTCTTTTCCAAAACAGTGAAAACTCGGTTATGAACCTGGGGCATGGAAGAGCAGGACATCTTCCGGATTATTCCTTTATCAAATACAGATATATTCCAGCGTGGGATGACTATAAAGAAATTACCAAAGATAATCCTAATGATTATTTAAAAGCATTTACTCAGATGATATACGCAATGAAATATCTCAGAGGGGAAGTGGATTCTTTTGAAAAAGATACATATGATATGGAGGCAATTAAGGAATATAGAGAACGAATAGAAGGCATCATAAGAAAAAGACAACTAATAGCATCAAATGATTGGAAAGCCTTTGGTGAAGAGCTGTCAGGTCAAAGTATCTGTGATTTTGACCTGGGTAAATATCAGCATGAATATGTTGTTAATTATTCAAAGACAAAAACCTTTATCGGAAGATTTCTTGACGCAGCAATTGCACAGAAGAGTATGGTAACAAATGAGATTTTTAAATCAAAAAATCATATAGCGGGATTTTCAAAAGAGATAACTGTAGATTAG